GCCACTAATTAAGGATGTCGAGTGCCTTACACGTCCTCCCGTCACCCCAGCTGTCACCCCGGCCTGCGCCGCTGGCTGCTGCTCTCGTTGCTGGCCGGCGCCCTGCCGGTGGCCGCCGCCGATATGCCGCAACCGGGGCAGGAAGCCCTGCGCCTGCAGCAACAGCAACAGCGCGACCTGCAACAACTGCAACTGGAACAACGCCAGCGCCAGTTGCAACGCGGCAGCTTCGGGGCACCGGCGGTCACGCCCGCCGAGGCGGCGCCCCATCGCGAGGATGAACACTGCTGGGCCCTGAGCGGCACGCGGCTCGCCGGCGTCACGCTGTTCAAGAAAGATTGGCTGAACCGCCAGCTCGAACCCTATATCGCGCCCTGCATGGGCGTGAACGGCATCAACCGCCTGCTGGCGCAGATCACCCGGATCTATGTGGACGCCGGCTACATCGCCAGCCGCCCCTACCTGAGCAGCGCGCCCGCCGACGGCCATTCGCTGGATATCGTGATCGACGAAGGTTATGTCGAGGCCGTCGAGCTGGCCGACCAGAGCCTGCCGGTTTCCCTGGCCGGCGCTTTCCCCGGGATGCTCGGCAAGCCGCTGAACCTGCGCGACCTGGAACAGGGCCTGGACCAGCTCAACCGCCTGCGTTCGGTGGACCTGACGGCCGATATCGCCCCCGGCAGCCAGCCCGGGGCCTCGCGGATCGTCCTGCGTCCACGGGGCAACGCCGCCTCGCGCTGGGCGCTGGGGCTGGGTGTGGATAACCTCGGCAGCGCCAGCACCGGGCGCGACCGCAACGCCATCAACCTTGGCTTCGACAGTCCGCTGGAGCTCAACGACGCCCTCAACCTGAATTTCAGCGACACGCTCAATCACGGCCCGCGCTACAGCCGCAGCGCCAGCGTCTTCTACTCGATCCCCTACGGCTACTGGACCTACAGCCTGTTCGCCAGCCATG
This portion of the Pseudomonas sp. MRSN 12121 genome encodes:
- a CDS encoding ShlB/FhaC/HecB family hemolysin secretion/activation protein, with amino-acid sequence MPYTSSRHPSCHPGLRRWLLLSLLAGALPVAAADMPQPGQEALRLQQQQQRDLQQLQLEQRQRQLQRGSFGAPAVTPAEAAPHREDEHCWALSGTRLAGVTLFKKDWLNRQLEPYIAPCMGVNGINRLLAQITRIYVDAGYIASRPYLSSAPADGHSLDIVIDEGYVEAVELADQSLPVSLAGAFPGMLGKPLNLRDLEQGLDQLNRLRSVDLTADIAPGSQPGASRIVLRPRGNAASRWALGLGVDNLGSASTGRDRNAINLGFDSPLELNDALNLNFSDTLNHGPRYSRSASVFYSIPYGYWTYSLFASHAEYRAPFKLSSTTLYNSGRTDLFSLRADRVLWRDQGHQLSANLQLAHKDVDSYLQKVRLGIQSPTLTVAEAGLNLFWLDSAVWNLDINYAQGLTWFGADRDSQQVQKNLPQAQFHKYRANLSQWRNGRLGNQPWQWQSQLSLQYSPDPLPAIEQLLGTDDSAVRGYRENSASGAIGAIWRNTLRLPLQNDAPVKLTPRLAFDHGRIKAQEGAASERLSSASIGLNLSWKNLQVDVDYQRSLETPQRFHREPAAWLTRLSLQI